In one Rutidosis leptorrhynchoides isolate AG116_Rl617_1_P2 chromosome 8, CSIRO_AGI_Rlap_v1, whole genome shotgun sequence genomic region, the following are encoded:
- the LOC139861481 gene encoding DNA excision repair protein ERCC-1 isoform X3 produces the protein MKPIDDQNPNNNSSSSSSSSSSSSSSSSFVIKIPSYQEVIQTSQSKPPIQSLFNPSTSFTQAFNSIKNTEFYAPPPPPNPSLRVSQQSSVDASHSSLPTSSGVASSSSSSTTQNRNAIQVSHRQKGNPLLKHIRNVRWEFADIIPDYMLGKNSCALYLSLRYHLLHPDYLYYRIRELGRNFKLRVVLCHVDVEDVIKPLLEVTRTALLHDCTLLCGWSLEECGRYLETVKVYENKSADLIQGQMDTDYLSRLSHTLTSVRHVNKTDVVTLGSTFGSLSHIMDASMEDLARCPGIGERKAFV, from the exons ATGAAACCGATCGATGATCAGAATCCAAACaacaattcatcatcatcatcatcatcatcatcatcatcatcatcatcatcatcgttcgtgATCAAAATACCTTCATATCAAGAAGTTATTCAAACCTCTCAATCCAAGCCCCCAATTCAATCTCTATTTAACCCTTCTACGTCCTTCACTCAAGCTTTCAATTCCATCAAAAACACCGAGTTTTACGCTCCTCCACCTCCACCGAATCCTTCTTTAAG GGTAAGTCAGCAATCTAGCGTTGACGCTTCCCACTCTTCGTTACCTACAAGTTCTGGAGTTgcgtcttcttcttcttcatctactACACAAAATCGTAATGCAATCCAAGTTAGTCATAGACAG AAAGGAAACCCGTTGTTAAAACATATAAGAAATGTGAGATGGGAGTTTGCAGATATTATCCCTGACTACATGTTGGGGAAAAATTCATGTGCTCTTTATCTCAG TCTTAGGTATCACTTGCTTCACCCAGACTACCTGTACTACCGAATACGGGAATTGGGAAGAAACTTTAAGCTCCGTGTTGTATTGTGCCATGTTGATGTT GAAGATGTTATCAAGCCATTGTTAGAAGTTACTAGAACAGCTCTGCTTCATGACTGTACTCTTTTATGTGGTTGGAG CTTGGAAGAATGTGGTCGGTATCTGGAGACGGTAAAAGTTTACGAAAACAAGTCTGCTGACCTCATTCAAGGTCAAATGGATACTGACTATTTGTCAAGG TTATCTCACACTCTAACATCAGTTAGGCATGTGAATAAGACGGATGTGGTTACTCTTGGTTCTACATTTGGG TCTCTCTCTCATATTATGGATGCATCAATGGAGGATCTAGCTCGTTGCCCTGGCATTGGAGaac
- the LOC139861998 gene encoding uncharacterized protein gives MTSNAKQTGVSANADALPGDSQNVIVFPMQTDTSVTAGKSVQETNAKKSNANNANDSQPEAAAEKMIARRTLLQNREESIAEGKRAKILSGKSSLRTEKIVNTAIEQAKRDAKHNCESRIPRTYLWPLSGSGSQSDRLVLEHNDSDSDNADDQIHARSAHKSRLAKAPRQEDEFSDDSDSAEEFVKNPYVKRKRPPTPFPRYGEEGEASEAARRENAQNFLADAFRSIAPKSMQHKFDQPNFLQDMLTKFCADNTDIRAKKATEITTVADKFVQHISDYPIVSPPIVPATLGVYSGLTDPLDFLQRFEGVVSTYNWDEPVACRVFPMALQGSAREWFHSLPSRSIVGFVDLREKFLLQFQNLLPQKKTHIECHDIKQGNKETLSALLTRYIYECQKIPRLNDQKISGFLHAINPQRHPTLVRRLRRDVPQTFAKVQQETYDYIRGGEDSNITPACGWAIAIAVQAFREKMVAADISVMTGFKGKLDHLLAQNSSSTANAIIMPAEANGSSAPNAVERKAPAVKNLGVRMVNKKISAGYK, from the exons atgacgtcgaatgcaaaacaaactggcgtctctgcgaatgctgatgcattgcctggcgattcgcagaacgttatcgtatttccaatgcaaacagatacaagtgttactgcgggaaaatcggttcaggaaacgaatgctaaaaaatctaatgcaaacaatgctaacgattcgcagcctgaagctgctgctgaaaaaatgatcgcacgtagaacgttattgcaaaatcgcgaagaatcaatcgctgaaggaaagcgagcgaaaatcttatcgggaaaatccagtttacgcactgagaaaattgttaatactgctattgagcaagccaaaagagacgctaagcataattgtgaatctcgcataccgcgcacatacttatggccattaagtggttcaggatcacaaagtgatcggttggttcttgagcacaatgacagcgatagtgataacgcggatgatcaaatccacgcgcgctccgcacacaagtccagattggcgaaagcgccaaggcaggaagatgaattttctgatgactcagacagcgcagaagagtttgttaaaaatccatacgtcaagcgaaagcgaccaccaacacctttccctcgctatggggaggaaggtgaagcgtctgaagcagcgcgcagagaaaacgcccaaaattttttagcggatgctttcagaagcattgcgccgaaatcaatgcagcataagttcgatcagccaaattttctgcaagatatgcttaccaaattctgtgcggataacacagacattcgcgcaaaaaaggcaacagaaattaccactgttgcagataaatttgtccagcacatttctgactatccaattgtttctccgccgattgtgccggcgacgttgggagtttactcaggcctcactgatcccttggattttctgcaacgctttgagggcgtcgtaagcacttacaactgggatgaaccagtcgcatgtagagtgtttcctatggccttgcaggggtcagcaagggaatggtttcatagcttgccatctcgcagtatcgttggctttgtggatctgcgagaaaagtttttgctgcagtttcaaaatttattaccgcagaaaaagacacatatagagtgtcacgatattaaacaaggcaacaaggagactctaagtgcgctacttacgcggtatatttatgagtgccagaaaattccgcggttgaatgatcagaaaatttctggtttcttgcatgctatcaacccacagcgacaccctacgcttgtgcggcgattaagaagagatgtcccgcagacattcgcaaaagtgcaacaggaaacttatgattatatccgcggaggagaagatagcaatattacccctgcatgtggctggg CGATAGCTATCGCGGTCCAGGCTTTTCGTGAAAAAATGGTGGCGGCGGATATCAGcgtaatgacaggtttcaag GGTAAGTTGGACCATTTGTTGGCGCAGAACTCATCCAGCACTGCGAATGCGATCATTATGCCAGCTGAAGCTAATGGTTCGAGTGCCCCAAACGCGGTTGAGCGGAAAGCTCCTGCGGTGAAAAATTTGGGAGTACGGATGGTAAATAAGAAAATCAGCGCGGGGTACAAGTGA